The Heyndrickxia vini genome contains a region encoding:
- a CDS encoding PadR family transcriptional regulator, with translation MENLTEMLKGSLEGCVLEIISRHETYGYEITRRLNELGFTEVVEGTVYTILVRLEKKKLVSIEKKPSDMGPPRKFYTLNEAGREELELFWEKWDFVSSKINILKGGEKI, from the coding sequence ATGGAAAATTTAACTGAAATGCTGAAGGGTTCGCTGGAAGGCTGCGTTTTGGAAATTATCAGCCGGCATGAAACCTATGGCTACGAAATTACCCGCCGCCTGAATGAGCTTGGGTTTACCGAGGTAGTGGAAGGGACGGTCTACACGATCCTCGTGCGTTTAGAAAAGAAAAAACTTGTAAGCATAGAGAAGAAACCGTCGGATATGGGACCGCCACGAAAGTTTTACACGCTTAACGAGGCAGGCCGTGAGGAACTTGAATTGTTTTGGGAAAAATGGGACTTTGTATCGTCAAAAATTAATATCCTAAAAGGGGGAGAAAAAATATGA
- a CDS encoding DUF1048 domain-containing protein, with product MKKFIEIIIGDLESKKEYKAFMKKVNSLPKDYAFVFKKIQKYMWNFGYGFGEEIFNLYELFEASAAEGKHVLDVTGEDVAAFADELMALSKLDGESESILGRNVDLKKEIESRVEQQVKRWTNKK from the coding sequence ATGAAGAAATTTATAGAGATAATCATTGGCGATTTAGAAAGTAAGAAGGAATACAAAGCATTTATGAAAAAAGTAAATTCTCTACCGAAAGATTACGCCTTTGTGTTCAAAAAGATTCAAAAGTACATGTGGAATTTCGGATATGGGTTTGGAGAAGAAATTTTCAATTTGTATGAATTGTTTGAAGCTAGTGCAGCAGAAGGCAAGCATGTACTAGATGTTACTGGTGAAGATGTGGCGGCATTTGCCGACGAATTGATGGCTCTCTCAAAACTCGATGGAGAATCGGAGAGCATATTAGGAAGGAACGTAGATTTAAAAAAAGAAATTGAGAGTAGGGTTGAACAGCAAGTGAAAAGATGGACGAATAAAAAATAA
- the deoD gene encoding purine-nucleoside phosphorylase — translation MSVHLEAKEGEIAERVLLPGDPMRAKFVAEKFLDKAYCYNEVRGMYGYTGLYRGVPISVQGTGMGNPSMSIYATELINDYGVKKLIRIGTCGAMQKELNIRDIVLAQAVSSDSNMTEKIFHGCNYAPTSDYSLLMKAYQQAQNKNVNVFVGNIYNSDEFYRETLDRLHKFMDFGVLAVEMESTALYTLAAKYGVKALSILTVGSQLLTNERSSHKDSEQSFNEMVEIALNTIIDN, via the coding sequence ATGAGTGTACATTTGGAAGCAAAAGAAGGAGAGATAGCTGAACGCGTTTTACTCCCTGGAGATCCAATGCGCGCAAAATTTGTAGCAGAAAAGTTTTTAGATAAAGCCTATTGTTATAACGAAGTAAGAGGGATGTATGGTTACACCGGATTATACAGAGGTGTTCCGATTTCGGTTCAAGGGACAGGGATGGGAAATCCTTCGATGAGTATATATGCAACAGAATTGATAAACGATTATGGTGTTAAAAAGTTGATTCGAATTGGTACATGTGGTGCTATGCAAAAGGAACTTAATATTCGTGATATTGTATTAGCCCAAGCAGTTTCTTCAGATAGCAATATGACGGAGAAAATTTTCCACGGGTGTAATTATGCACCGACTTCGGATTATTCATTGTTAATGAAAGCATATCAGCAAGCACAAAATAAAAACGTGAACGTCTTTGTTGGGAACATTTATAATTCTGATGAATTCTACCGTGAAACATTAGATCGACTCCACAAATTTATGGATTTCGGTGTATTAGCGGTCGAAATGGAAAGCACAGCACTTTATACTTTAGCTGCTAAATATGGTGTGAAAGCACTATCTATTTTGACAGTGGGCAGTCAATTATTAACAAATGAACGCTCATCTCATAAGGATAGTGAACAATCTTTTAACGAAATGGTAGAAATAGCTCTTAATACAATCATTGATAACTAA
- a CDS encoding NupC/NupG family nucleoside CNT transporter: MHYLISVIGLIIVLLLAWLASNNKNKVKYRPIIVMIVIQIVLGLILLKTGVGEFLVKGFADSFAKLLGYANEGTDFVFGGMANKGAHTFFLYVLMPIVFMSAIIGILQHFKILPFIIKYIGLVLSKVNGMGKLESYNAVAAAIVGQNEVFISVKNQLGLLSKNRLYTLCASAMSTVSMSIVGSYMTMLEPRYVVAALVLNLFGGFIIASIINPYEVKPEEDIVEVKEQEKQTFFEMLGEYIMDGFKVAIVVGVMLVGFVGLIALINGIFNGIFGISFQGVLGYVFAPIAFLMGVPWHEAVKAGGIMATKLVSNEFVAMLDFVKIQNSMSERTTAIVSVFLISFANFGSIGTIVGAVKGLNEKQGNVVARFGLKLLYGATLVSVLSSIIVSLIF, from the coding sequence ATGCATTATTTAATTTCTGTTATTGGTCTAATTATTGTTCTCTTACTGGCGTGGCTAGCAAGTAATAATAAGAATAAGGTTAAATATCGTCCAATCATAGTAATGATTGTTATTCAAATTGTTTTAGGGTTAATTCTATTAAAAACGGGTGTAGGTGAATTTTTAGTTAAAGGCTTTGCCGATAGTTTTGCAAAATTACTTGGCTATGCCAATGAGGGTACCGATTTTGTTTTTGGTGGAATGGCAAATAAAGGTGCTCATACATTTTTCCTTTATGTATTGATGCCAATTGTATTTATGTCTGCAATTATAGGGATTTTACAACATTTCAAAATATTGCCGTTTATAATTAAGTATATTGGTTTAGTGCTAAGTAAAGTAAATGGTATGGGTAAATTAGAATCTTATAACGCGGTTGCAGCAGCAATTGTCGGACAAAATGAAGTATTTATTTCTGTTAAAAACCAACTTGGATTATTATCTAAAAATCGCTTATACACATTATGTGCGTCTGCGATGTCGACCGTATCAATGTCAATTGTTGGCTCCTATATGACCATGTTGGAACCTAGGTATGTAGTAGCTGCGCTAGTATTAAACTTATTTGGCGGTTTTATCATTGCATCTATCATTAATCCATATGAAGTGAAACCGGAAGAAGATATAGTTGAAGTGAAGGAACAAGAAAAACAAACATTTTTTGAAATGCTTGGCGAATATATTATGGACGGCTTTAAAGTAGCCATAGTAGTTGGAGTAATGTTAGTTGGTTTTGTTGGGTTAATTGCTTTAATTAACGGAATTTTCAATGGAATATTCGGCATCTCGTTCCAAGGAGTTTTAGGCTATGTGTTTGCGCCAATTGCTTTTCTAATGGGTGTTCCATGGCATGAAGCTGTTAAAGCAGGTGGCATCATGGCAACCAAACTTGTTTCGAATGAATTTGTTGCAATGCTTGATTTTGTTAAAATACAAAACAGTATGAGTGAGCGTACAACCGCCATTGTTTCAGTATTTCTAATCTCATTTGCAAACTTTGGATCGATCGGTACAATCGTTGGAGCGGTGAAAGGCTTGAATGAAAAACAAGGGAATGTCGTTGCCCGTTTCGGGTTAAAATTGTTATATGGCGCTACTCTTGTAAGCGTTCTCTCCTCAATAATTGTCAGTCTCATATTTTAA
- a CDS encoding helix-turn-helix domain-containing protein, which yields MDKDFLIAREFLTLLDTEQRWFTLAEIEKKLGVSDKTISKISEGISKQLPSGIKIEVSRGKGVFLQRDRRNKTVSEVISTMFKQTTFFRLMDLLFTDGGRFTLEELAEEMFMSSSSLKKLIVQLNNHVLKPYNLRITYSSPSMKGNEINIRYFYWKLYGDAYEFAGWPFTKVNFDVINQLISNIEEEKNIVYFINSKRRLSFLVAIVLERVNKGESVTISERNYPWKQGMFYFPMTNLAKMLQQMFAIELSQSEIFFMQSLFSTSQYNYYDHSIMVKVKEAERSKNKLEHQMVDRFLSLLLKVYPNLNMNERFLWEIDEFFDKLLIDNAIPELMLNSNNNLNTYVQKECQQNYQEVQICLQEWNTAYPVVTYNDFHLTKLTLLVSSSLHYKSKKAFLVIGEEFSIQHYVAKLIKKEIGDELTINTSIMKGLTDEIVQQHNIDFVISNIPVTLKTVPVVIISTIPTKRDFDNIRKELLL from the coding sequence AATTAGGTGTTTCTGATAAAACAATAAGCAAGATATCTGAAGGGATAAGCAAGCAACTACCATCTGGTATAAAAATTGAAGTTTCCAGGGGAAAGGGGGTCTTTCTCCAACGTGATAGAAGAAACAAAACTGTTAGTGAAGTGATTTCTACTATGTTTAAACAAACCACTTTTTTTCGATTAATGGATTTGTTATTTACTGATGGTGGTCGATTCACACTTGAGGAACTAGCTGAAGAAATGTTCATGAGTTCCTCCTCTTTAAAAAAGCTTATTGTGCAATTAAATAATCATGTACTTAAACCTTATAATCTGCGCATCACTTATTCTTCACCTTCAATGAAAGGAAATGAAATTAATATCCGATATTTTTATTGGAAATTGTATGGTGATGCCTATGAGTTTGCAGGATGGCCTTTTACTAAAGTTAATTTTGACGTTATAAATCAATTAATATCAAATATTGAGGAAGAAAAAAATATTGTTTATTTTATCAACTCCAAGAGAAGATTGTCTTTTTTAGTTGCTATTGTTTTAGAAAGAGTAAATAAAGGTGAATCTGTAACAATTTCTGAAAGAAATTATCCTTGGAAGCAAGGAATGTTTTATTTTCCGATGACAAATTTAGCAAAAATGCTTCAGCAAATGTTTGCAATTGAATTGTCGCAAAGTGAAATATTCTTTATGCAATCACTATTTAGTACTAGCCAATATAATTATTACGATCATTCGATAATGGTGAAAGTGAAGGAAGCTGAGCGAAGCAAAAATAAACTGGAACATCAAATGGTTGATCGGTTTTTATCGTTATTGTTAAAGGTGTATCCCAATCTTAATATGAATGAACGTTTTCTTTGGGAAATAGATGAGTTTTTTGACAAGCTTTTAATTGATAATGCAATTCCTGAATTGATGTTGAATTCAAATAATAATTTAAATACGTATGTTCAAAAAGAATGTCAGCAAAATTATCAAGAAGTGCAAATTTGCTTGCAAGAGTGGAATACTGCATACCCTGTTGTAACGTATAATGACTTTCATTTAACAAAATTAACGCTGCTAGTTAGTTCAAGCTTACATTATAAAAGTAAAAAAGCTTTTCTTGTTATCGGGGAGGAATTTTCAATTCAACATTACGTAGCGAAACTGATAAAAAAAGAAATTGGGGATGAATTGACCATTAATACTTCAATAATGAAAGGGCTCACTGATGAAATTGTACAGCAACATAATATTGATTTCGTTATAAGTAATATCCCCGTAACGTTAAAAACAGTACCCGTTGTGATTATTTCTACAATACCAACTAAAAGAGATTTTGATAATATTCGTAAAGAATTGCTTTTATAG
- a CDS encoding ABC transporter permease: protein MKNRTGVLLGRLMRNIMRSPDTIITVAITPIMMMLLFVYVFGGAIKTGTENYVNYLLPGILLITIASGVAYTSLRLFTDVKSGLMARFITMPIKRSSILWAHVLTSIVSNGLTLVVVFLVALLMGFRSSADILDWLIVAGILGLFTLALTWLAVIPGLTAKSMEGATAYSYPLIFLPFISSAFVPTETMPKIVRVFAENQPVTSIVNTIRALLYKGSVGNDIWIALIWCVGVMVIAYFFASKQFKRQLG, encoded by the coding sequence ATGAAAAACAGAACAGGAGTATTACTAGGTCGTTTAATGCGTAACATCATGCGCAGCCCGGATACAATTATCACGGTGGCGATTACTCCGATTATGATGATGCTGCTATTTGTCTACGTATTTGGCGGCGCGATAAAGACGGGCACGGAAAACTATGTTAATTATTTATTGCCGGGAATCTTGCTGATTACTATCGCTTCCGGTGTCGCATACACTTCTTTGCGGTTGTTTACAGATGTAAAGAGCGGGTTAATGGCCCGTTTCATTACGATGCCTATTAAGCGTTCGTCAATATTGTGGGCTCACGTGCTGACTTCGATTGTTTCCAATGGGCTTACTCTCGTGGTCGTTTTCCTTGTCGCACTCTTAATGGGGTTCCGATCTAGCGCGGATATCCTAGATTGGCTTATTGTTGCCGGAATACTCGGGCTGTTTACTCTGGCGTTAACATGGTTGGCGGTTATTCCCGGCTTGACAGCGAAGTCTATGGAAGGAGCGACAGCCTATTCATACCCACTGATTTTCTTGCCTTTTATCAGTTCGGCCTTTGTTCCCACAGAAACCATGCCTAAAATTGTTCGTGTATTCGCTGAGAATCAGCCCGTGACTTCCATTGTGAATACGATTCGTGCCCTTTTATATAAAGGGTCAGTAGGGAACGATATTTGGATTGCACTTATCTGGTGTGTCGGCGTTATGGTCATCGCTTACTTCTTTGCTAGTAAACAATTTAAACGCCAGTTAGGGTAG
- a CDS encoding ABC transporter ATP-binding protein: MNNAAISVNGLKKSFKDKEVLKGVDFDVRRGEIFALLGSNGAGKTTAVNILSTLMKPDGGEVSICGFDVQRQPDQVRQSISLTGQFASLDGMHTGRENLIMIGKLRGVSNPAEVADNLLARFSLSEAANRRSDQYSGGMKRRLDIAMSLIGMPAVIFLDEPTTGLDPEARIEVWNTVKELADGGTTIMLTTQYLEEAEQLADRIAILHGGKIITTGTLTELKEMFPPTKVEYIEKQPTLEEIFLAIIGQKEEK, from the coding sequence ATGAACAATGCAGCGATTTCGGTAAATGGGTTAAAGAAATCTTTTAAAGACAAGGAAGTCCTAAAGGGGGTGGATTTTGATGTTCGGCGTGGCGAAATTTTCGCCCTGCTAGGCTCAAATGGTGCCGGTAAGACGACGGCAGTCAACATCCTTTCAACGCTGATGAAGCCCGATGGCGGTGAAGTAAGTATTTGCGGTTTTGACGTCCAACGTCAACCAGATCAAGTTCGCCAGAGCATCAGCCTGACAGGGCAGTTTGCATCATTAGACGGCATGCACACTGGTCGGGAAAACTTGATAATGATCGGTAAGTTGCGGGGAGTTTCCAATCCCGCCGAGGTCGCCGACAATCTGCTTGCAAGGTTTAGTCTGAGTGAAGCGGCCAACCGCCGGTCAGACCAATATTCCGGCGGGATGAAGCGCCGGCTTGACATCGCCATGAGCCTGATCGGGATGCCAGCAGTCATTTTTCTCGATGAACCGACGACAGGGCTTGATCCTGAAGCGCGGATTGAAGTCTGGAATACAGTCAAGGAGCTTGCCGATGGCGGCACGACAATTATGTTGACGACTCAGTACCTGGAAGAAGCCGAACAACTTGCGGACCGTATTGCCATCCTGCATGGCGGGAAAATCATCACGACTGGTACTCTTACCGAACTTAAAGAGATGTTCCCGCCAACGAAAGTCGAGTACATTGAGAAGCAGCCGACATTGGAGGAAATTTTCCTCGCAATTATTGGCCAAAAGGAGGAGAAGTAA
- a CDS encoding dihydrofolate reductase family protein, which produces MTSNVSPRRIILDLAVTLDGFIEGKNGEVDWCIMDSEMGFINFLNQIDTILYGRKSYDLWGQFTPENEETDTEKEIWELVHSKEKYVFSRMQKGTNNKAIFINDNILEEVNKLKNKSGKDIWLYGGSSLITTFINLGVVDELRLSVHPVILGEGKPLFSDIKQRLNLKTVNTKTFSSGVVQLIYHLDGN; this is translated from the coding sequence ATGACCAGTAATGTAAGTCCAAGAAGAATCATTTTAGATTTAGCAGTTACTTTAGATGGATTTATTGAAGGGAAAAATGGGGAAGTTGATTGGTGCATCATGGACTCCGAAATGGGATTTATTAATTTCTTAAATCAAATTGATACAATTTTATATGGAAGAAAAAGCTACGATTTATGGGGGCAATTTACTCCTGAAAATGAAGAAACTGATACTGAAAAGGAAATTTGGGAATTAGTTCACAGTAAAGAAAAGTATGTGTTTTCTAGAATGCAAAAAGGGACTAATAATAAAGCAATATTCATAAATGATAATATTCTAGAAGAAGTAAATAAATTGAAGAACAAGTCTGGTAAGGATATCTGGCTATATGGCGGATCAAGTCTTATTACAACTTTTATCAATTTGGGGGTTGTTGATGAATTGAGATTATCTGTTCACCCTGTTATTTTGGGAGAAGGAAAACCGTTGTTTAGTGATATAAAACAAAGGTTGAATTTAAAAACGGTTAATACAAAAACGTTTTCCTCTGGTGTTGTGCAACTAATCTATCATTTGGATGGGAATTAA
- a CDS encoding SH3 domain-containing protein, with the protein MKKIVAVLVIFSVVFAGFHMTKPAHAATSKTKYVTASALNVRTGAGTKYKVVTTIKKNQSVKVTQTKGSWDKVTIGSKIGWASNKYLTTKKPATPKNLAAGLKTVGSNKQLILVTSNGYNTSTAVIRTFEKNSKGQWIPVLTTKGHIGKYGFTPASKMSEGGKKSPTGKYTIGTAFGRYGNPGTKLPYRKITSDDVWVDDSKSKLYNTWQSRKKTKSQWKSAENMNISAYNYGFVINYNTKRTPYKGSAIFFHVGSGYTLGCTDTSQTNVVRILKWLDPKKKPVIIQTPIKELNKY; encoded by the coding sequence ATGAAAAAGATAGTTGCAGTCTTAGTTATATTTTCCGTAGTATTTGCTGGATTTCATATGACTAAACCGGCTCATGCGGCAACTAGCAAAACAAAATATGTTACAGCTAGTGCATTAAATGTCCGAACTGGTGCAGGTACGAAGTACAAAGTGGTGACAACGATTAAGAAGAATCAATCGGTGAAAGTAACCCAAACCAAAGGTTCTTGGGACAAGGTAACCATTGGGAGTAAAATCGGTTGGGCATCAAATAAATACCTAACCACGAAGAAACCAGCAACTCCTAAGAATTTGGCGGCAGGGTTAAAAACAGTGGGAAGTAATAAGCAATTAATTCTTGTCACTTCTAACGGTTACAATACTTCCACCGCGGTAATAAGGACATTTGAGAAAAATTCTAAAGGACAATGGATTCCTGTTTTAACAACTAAAGGTCATATTGGTAAATATGGATTCACTCCTGCCTCAAAGATGAGTGAAGGCGGTAAAAAGTCTCCAACTGGAAAGTATACAATCGGGACAGCTTTTGGACGATACGGTAATCCAGGCACTAAATTACCTTACCGAAAAATTACATCCGATGATGTTTGGGTGGATGATTCAAAATCTAAACTTTACAACACTTGGCAATCTCGCAAGAAAACCAAAAGCCAGTGGAAAAGTGCTGAGAATATGAATATTTCAGCATATAACTACGGTTTTGTAATTAATTACAATACAAAACGGACTCCATATAAAGGAAGTGCAATCTTCTTCCATGTAGGAAGTGGTTACACTCTTGGTTGTACTGATACATCGCAAACCAATGTTGTGAGGATCTTAAAATGGTTGGATCCTAAAAAGAAACCAGTTATCATTCAAACACCTATTAAGGAACTAAACAAATATTAA
- a CDS encoding DUF1048 domain-containing protein, with translation MVNFIKKILEDKKEYKEMMARVESLPGDYPETYKKICNYMWNFASGNGMDMLRIQYDLIDLFETGAANGKEVLEVTGEDVTAFATGLIDQAKSWDDKLRNNLNKSILNRVGKKK, from the coding sequence ATGGTAAATTTCATCAAAAAGATACTTGAAGACAAAAAAGAATACAAAGAAATGATGGCGCGTGTGGAATCTTTGCCAGGCGACTACCCAGAAACCTATAAAAAGATCTGCAACTATATGTGGAATTTCGCATCTGGTAACGGAATGGATATGTTGAGAATTCAGTATGATCTCATTGATTTGTTTGAAACTGGTGCGGCAAATGGCAAAGAAGTTTTGGAAGTGACAGGTGAAGACGTGACAGCATTCGCCACTGGACTTATCGATCAAGCGAAAAGTTGGGATGATAAGTTACGCAATAATTTGAACAAAAGCATTCTGAATCGTGTGGGTAAGAAAAAATAA
- a CDS encoding zinc ribbon domain-containing protein, with translation MRKEKFITEQHKKTRLFFRILGPALLVIGAICLIVALIDIFTLQGFEEPKFFWLFFVVMPFLFIGFLLTGVGYGGAIARFESREYAPVVKDTFNYLATETTSGIKEISKAIQDGANLTYSMRCHKCNEENPIHAKFCSHCGGKLMQICPHCEEENTAGALYCNSCGKSLG, from the coding sequence ATGAGAAAAGAAAAGTTTATTACAGAACAGCACAAAAAAACACGTTTATTCTTTCGTATCCTAGGACCGGCACTTTTAGTTATAGGAGCTATATGTTTAATTGTTGCACTTATAGACATCTTCACTCTTCAAGGATTTGAAGAACCAAAATTCTTTTGGTTATTTTTTGTAGTGATGCCTTTTCTTTTTATTGGATTCTTACTAACTGGTGTGGGGTATGGTGGAGCTATTGCAAGGTTTGAAAGTAGGGAATATGCTCCAGTAGTAAAGGATACCTTCAATTATTTGGCAACTGAAACTACTTCTGGAATAAAGGAAATCTCAAAAGCGATTCAAGATGGAGCAAACTTAACCTATTCAATGAGATGTCACAAATGTAACGAAGAAAATCCAATTCATGCAAAGTTTTGTAGTCATTGTGGAGGGAAGTTAATGCAGATTTGCCCTCATTGCGAAGAAGAAAATACGGCTGGTGCTTTATATTGTAATTCCTGTGGTAAATCGCTAGGATAA